In Ruania zhangjianzhongii, the following proteins share a genomic window:
- a CDS encoding ABC transporter substrate-binding protein, with product MKRTTGAKLTGMAAAAMMLVAACGGGDDGSGGEPANPEEVSGDVTFWFYPVGVSETTDWWEPHVAEFNEEYPNVNIELVPQSFSNREDAIVTAVAGQNAPDVIYFNPDFIPQWAEEDMLMPLDDLREDWDDFYDSALEANTWEDTLYGAPLLMQMMTSYCNTEALEAAEVECPTNWDEFREAAPKFVDAGYYATEYSGTSTLNHTFYMFLWQAGGQVLSEDMTTAAFNSPEGLEALELIQEMTENEWVPQQPLTVMEPFEQTAVGQGEVGYVMGGNLTQTRELVDPEIIEVVPPLQNVEQVAGGSVGAWSIFNTTENPDAARAWVRFLSEEDFMRDFLADTGYLPPRESIDDLFEDDPQTAQGMDYLDQVRVGIMHPQARQIIDTIRPHIQSVLVNGNDPQAALDTAEQEVNALLERG from the coding sequence ATGAAGCGCACAACGGGAGCAAAGCTCACCGGGATGGCCGCTGCGGCGATGATGCTCGTCGCCGCCTGTGGCGGAGGCGACGACGGCTCGGGAGGCGAGCCCGCGAACCCCGAGGAGGTCTCTGGTGACGTGACGTTCTGGTTCTACCCGGTCGGCGTCTCAGAGACCACCGACTGGTGGGAGCCGCACGTCGCGGAGTTCAACGAGGAGTACCCGAACGTCAACATCGAGCTGGTGCCCCAGTCCTTCAGCAACCGGGAAGACGCGATCGTCACGGCGGTCGCCGGCCAGAACGCGCCGGACGTCATCTACTTCAACCCGGACTTCATCCCCCAGTGGGCCGAAGAGGACATGCTCATGCCTCTGGACGACCTGCGCGAGGACTGGGACGACTTCTACGACTCCGCGCTCGAGGCGAACACCTGGGAGGACACCCTCTACGGCGCACCGCTGCTGATGCAGATGATGACCTCCTACTGCAACACCGAAGCCCTGGAAGCAGCTGAGGTGGAGTGCCCCACCAACTGGGACGAGTTCCGCGAGGCCGCACCGAAGTTCGTCGACGCGGGCTACTACGCCACCGAGTACTCCGGCACCTCCACGCTGAACCACACGTTCTACATGTTCCTCTGGCAGGCCGGCGGTCAGGTGCTCTCCGAGGACATGACCACCGCCGCGTTCAACAGCCCGGAGGGTCTGGAGGCACTGGAGCTGATCCAGGAGATGACCGAGAACGAATGGGTCCCGCAGCAGCCGCTCACGGTGATGGAGCCCTTCGAGCAGACCGCAGTGGGCCAGGGCGAGGTCGGCTATGTGATGGGTGGAAACCTGACCCAGACCCGCGAGCTGGTCGACCCCGAGATCATCGAGGTCGTGCCACCGCTGCAGAACGTCGAGCAGGTGGCCGGCGGGTCGGTCGGTGCGTGGTCCATCTTCAACACCACCGAGAACCCCGACGCTGCCCGCGCCTGGGTGCGCTTCCTCTCCGAAGAGGACTTCATGCGCGACTTCCTCGCCGACACCGGCTACCTGCCCCCGCGGGAGTCGATCGACGATCTCTTCGAGGACGACCCGCAGACCGCTCAGGGGATGGACTACCTGGACCAGGTCCGAGTCGGGATCATGCACCCGCAGGCACGCCAGATCATCGACACCATCCGGCCACACATCCAGTCCGTGCTGGTGAACGGCAACGACCCGCAGGCCGCCCTCGACACCGCCGAGCAAGAGGTCAACGCTCTGCTGGAACGAGGCTGA
- a CDS encoding mandelate racemase/muconate lactonizing enzyme family protein, giving the protein MRACDVRVLAATVAFHAVQLDQPLSISGRAIAWFTMAEVELQVADRSGRRGSGRGATILSVPWAWPVAAIDIEDRDRALRELTEELAAATVASGPADPIEHWRVLYGDLDTRLHRLASRYGVAQVPRLAGLLALGAVDSAVHDAWAMTAGRPASTMYDAAHLGSDLGWFDPALAGRYPGEFLGRGRRRLPVQHVVGVSDPLTAAEAGAEARPLTDWLRTEGVHHLKVKVSGDRPEQDAQRVVDVARLGLAEAGQVAVAVDPNEGCADASAALHLVDEIDRIAPEVTPLLRYLEQPVPRDAPAEPEAMARLGDRLPVLLDEGFSDLSMLPQLRDQGWSGVVIKAAKGHSLALLTHAYARCHRLWVAVQDLTALSWALVHSARLVSTFELSAPHLEYNSRQYAPRAAQELLSTLPELAHVRDGQVHLPSSSGPGLYELPSSTTVNGAG; this is encoded by the coding sequence ATGCGTGCCTGTGATGTCCGGGTGCTGGCTGCGACCGTCGCGTTCCACGCGGTTCAGCTGGACCAGCCGCTCTCGATCAGTGGCCGGGCGATCGCCTGGTTCACCATGGCGGAGGTCGAGCTCCAGGTCGCGGACCGGTCCGGACGCCGCGGGTCCGGCCGAGGCGCCACCATCCTCTCCGTGCCCTGGGCCTGGCCGGTCGCCGCGATCGACATCGAGGATCGCGACCGCGCGCTGCGCGAGCTGACCGAGGAACTGGCCGCGGCCACGGTGGCGAGCGGCCCGGCCGACCCGATCGAGCACTGGCGGGTGCTCTACGGCGATCTCGACACCCGCCTGCACCGGTTGGCCTCCCGGTACGGCGTGGCCCAGGTGCCTCGGTTGGCCGGACTGCTCGCCCTCGGCGCTGTGGACAGTGCCGTCCACGATGCTTGGGCGATGACCGCGGGTCGACCGGCGAGCACGATGTACGACGCCGCGCACCTGGGCAGCGACCTCGGCTGGTTCGACCCCGCCCTGGCGGGCCGCTACCCGGGGGAGTTCCTCGGCCGGGGGCGCCGGCGGCTGCCGGTGCAGCATGTGGTGGGAGTGAGTGACCCGCTCACGGCGGCCGAGGCGGGTGCCGAGGCACGACCGCTGACCGACTGGCTGCGCACGGAGGGAGTGCACCACCTGAAAGTCAAGGTGAGTGGAGATCGGCCGGAGCAGGATGCGCAGCGGGTGGTGGACGTTGCCCGGCTCGGTCTTGCCGAGGCGGGGCAGGTCGCGGTGGCGGTGGATCCGAACGAGGGCTGCGCAGACGCCTCAGCAGCGCTGCACCTGGTCGACGAGATCGACCGGATCGCCCCCGAGGTGACGCCCCTGCTGCGGTACCTGGAGCAGCCCGTCCCTCGGGACGCACCCGCCGAACCGGAGGCGATGGCACGCCTCGGTGATCGGCTTCCCGTGCTCCTGGACGAGGGGTTCAGCGATCTGTCGATGCTCCCTCAGCTTCGGGACCAGGGCTGGTCCGGAGTCGTGATCAAGGCCGCCAAGGGCCACAGCCTGGCGCTGCTGACCCATGCCTACGCTCGATGCCATCGGCTCTGGGTGGCCGTGCAGGACCTGACGGCGTTGTCCTGGGCGCTGGTGCACTCGGCGCGGCTGGTCAGCACGTTCGAGCTGTCCGCCCCGCACCTGGAGTACAACAGCCGGCAGTACGCCCCCCGCGCCGCCCAGGAGCTGCTGAGCACCCTGCCCGAGCTGGCCCACGTCCGCGACGGTCAGGTGCACCTGCCGAGCAGCAGTGGCCCCGGTCTGTACGAGCTGCCCTCCTCAACCACAGTGAACGGAGCGGGATGA
- a CDS encoding LacI family DNA-binding transcriptional regulator: MRRATIYSIAAELGISASTVSRAFSRPDLVRDSVRQRILDAADQIGYQPSRAARSVATGRTGLVGLLVPDITNPFVPPLVRAIEMAAAERQAGVLLVDARANGAAEPGLVVQLKAQVDGLVIVSPRASASALSGALGSTAAVVVNRVMRGMASVVCDNTVAIERAVQALVADGHETLALLRGPADAWASKRRAEAFRRAAADAGVRLLEHGPFEAQFEDGRAAAEAVAASEASAVLAFDDLMACGVIAGLTDAGLRVPYDVSVLGCDDVLLARTMTPALSTISAPIGGLGERAVELLDEVMAGARIRQERLEGALALRGTTAVARPRKSAA, from the coding sequence ATGAGGCGAGCCACGATCTATTCGATCGCCGCCGAGCTGGGGATTTCGGCCTCGACGGTCTCGCGGGCGTTTTCCCGGCCGGATCTGGTGCGCGACTCCGTCCGGCAACGAATCCTCGATGCGGCCGACCAGATCGGCTATCAGCCGAGCCGGGCCGCGCGGAGCGTGGCCACCGGGCGCACCGGCCTGGTGGGCCTGCTCGTCCCGGACATCACGAACCCCTTCGTGCCACCGCTGGTGCGGGCGATCGAGATGGCCGCGGCCGAGCGGCAAGCGGGCGTGCTGTTGGTCGATGCTCGGGCGAACGGTGCCGCCGAGCCGGGTCTGGTGGTCCAGCTCAAGGCACAGGTCGATGGGCTGGTGATCGTCTCTCCGCGGGCTAGTGCTAGTGCATTGAGTGGGGCGCTCGGCTCCACCGCAGCGGTAGTGGTGAACCGGGTGATGCGGGGGATGGCCAGTGTGGTCTGCGACAACACCGTTGCCATCGAACGGGCGGTCCAGGCGCTGGTGGCAGACGGGCATGAGACGCTCGCCTTGCTCCGCGGCCCGGCCGACGCCTGGGCCTCGAAGCGCCGGGCCGAGGCGTTCCGCCGTGCTGCTGCCGACGCCGGCGTGCGCCTGCTCGAGCACGGCCCGTTCGAGGCTCAGTTCGAGGATGGCCGAGCGGCGGCGGAGGCCGTGGCCGCGTCCGAGGCCTCCGCGGTCCTCGCTTTCGACGACCTGATGGCCTGTGGGGTGATCGCTGGCCTGACCGACGCCGGTCTGCGGGTGCCGTATGACGTGAGCGTTCTGGGCTGCGATGACGTGCTGCTCGCTCGCACGATGACGCCGGCGCTGAGCACCATCAGTGCTCCGATCGGCGGTCTGGGGGAGCGGGCCGTCGAGCTGCTGGACGAGGTGATGGCCGGTGCGCGCATCCGCCAGGAGCGGCTCGAGGGCGCCTTGGCGCTGCGGGGGACGACGGCGGTCGCTCGCCCGCGAAAGTCCGCCGCCTGA
- a CDS encoding AGE family epimerase/isomerase, whose amino-acid sequence MTFATRARAELEQVILPFWYELGIDHELGGFHTCFDNRGRDRTAETKFTWSQGRFVWLLAHAATLAERGLLTADADQLTQWAVRGAQFLTEHTIRPDGTTRYAVHRDGAPIEDGSAPERSVYADLFVVMGLAELAGRTGRPTDLAPARLVLDRASADIHAGTAPTPPYAVPEGRDALGPHMILLNALLVLAQAEQTLGVESSGTRQALAAEAAHVMSFRAADGTFVEMRRTEPRPPDVPETQVDRHRVPGHAIEAIWMVLAAGELLGTDDHRTSALESVPALCALAWDPEYEGLLRYTDAAGPTRPAGAAEPTPYLDGVLATWDTKLWWVHSEACATTAIAHRRYASEAARPWFERLWDYTLRTFPAGDQGREWIQIRDRQGNPKDEVVALPVKDPFHITRNLMQLVELGAELDSAGRAPHSAR is encoded by the coding sequence ATGACGTTCGCGACCCGCGCCCGAGCCGAGCTGGAACAGGTGATCCTCCCGTTCTGGTACGAGCTCGGCATCGACCACGAGCTGGGCGGGTTCCACACCTGCTTCGACAACCGGGGCCGGGACAGAACGGCCGAGACCAAGTTCACCTGGTCCCAGGGACGATTCGTCTGGTTGCTGGCCCACGCGGCCACCCTGGCCGAGCGTGGCCTCCTCACCGCGGATGCGGACCAGCTGACCCAGTGGGCTGTGCGCGGCGCACAGTTCCTCACCGAGCACACCATCCGCCCCGACGGGACGACCCGGTACGCCGTGCACCGCGATGGCGCCCCGATCGAGGACGGCAGCGCACCGGAGCGGAGCGTCTACGCGGATCTGTTCGTGGTGATGGGTCTGGCCGAGCTCGCCGGGCGCACCGGTCGGCCCACGGACTTGGCCCCGGCGCGGCTGGTGCTCGACCGCGCCAGCGCGGACATCCATGCCGGCACCGCCCCCACCCCGCCGTACGCCGTCCCCGAGGGCCGCGATGCGCTTGGTCCGCACATGATCTTGTTGAACGCGCTGCTCGTGCTGGCTCAGGCGGAGCAGACACTCGGTGTCGAGAGCAGCGGGACCCGCCAGGCCCTTGCTGCCGAGGCTGCCCATGTGATGTCGTTCCGGGCAGCGGATGGGACCTTCGTGGAGATGCGTCGGACCGAGCCGAGGCCGCCGGACGTCCCCGAGACCCAGGTCGACCGTCACCGGGTGCCGGGGCATGCGATCGAGGCGATCTGGATGGTGCTGGCGGCGGGCGAGCTGCTCGGCACCGACGACCACCGCACATCGGCGCTGGAGAGCGTGCCGGCGCTGTGCGCTCTGGCCTGGGACCCCGAGTACGAAGGCCTGCTCCGGTACACCGATGCCGCCGGGCCCACGCGGCCCGCGGGGGCAGCAGAGCCGACCCCGTATCTCGACGGCGTTCTGGCCACCTGGGACACCAAGCTCTGGTGGGTGCACTCGGAGGCGTGCGCCACCACCGCGATCGCCCACCGGCGGTACGCCTCGGAGGCCGCCCGGCCGTGGTTCGAACGGCTCTGGGACTATACGCTGCGCACGTTCCCGGCCGGTGACCAGGGGCGGGAGTGGATCCAGATCCGAGACCGCCAGGGCAACCCCAAGGACGAGGTGGTCGCCCTCCCGGTCAAGGACCCGTTCCACATCACCCGCAACCTCATGCAGCTGGTGGAGCTGGGGGCGGAGCTGGACTCGGCCGGTCGAGCGCCTCACTCAGCCAGGTGA
- a CDS encoding hydroxyacid dehydrogenase, with protein sequence MTDRRTYVAMRPEEFDRLFSPEAAAELGQLTQVDYASGEGKVPVPEDIAERYDVLITSWSTQRFPPEQLQGSRLRLVVHAAGSVRTLFPREVLDGQVQLAQGGADAMAVAVAELSVTLALVLLRNVHSHDRGLQGTRDWVTGGRGMLGRSVHDQRVGVVGLSRVGRQAARMMQGLGVTRLSAYDPYAAPESAPGIDLLPLDELCATSDVLLVCAPVTPETRGLLGAREFAALPDGAVLINAGRSAVTNEAALVAELRSGRISAGLDVFDTEPLPADSPLFGLDNVVLTPHVAGGTTWSRLEQGRAVVEEVGRFLRGQPLAHEVTAQNYDRLA encoded by the coding sequence ATGACCGACAGGCGTACGTACGTGGCGATGCGGCCGGAGGAGTTCGACCGGCTCTTCTCCCCTGAGGCGGCCGCCGAGCTCGGCCAGCTGACCCAGGTGGACTACGCCTCCGGTGAGGGGAAGGTCCCGGTACCCGAGGACATCGCCGAACGGTACGACGTGCTGATCACCTCCTGGAGCACGCAGCGGTTCCCACCCGAGCAGTTGCAGGGCAGCCGACTCCGGCTGGTGGTGCACGCGGCCGGTTCGGTGCGCACGCTCTTCCCCCGGGAGGTGCTGGACGGCCAGGTTCAGCTCGCTCAGGGTGGGGCGGACGCGATGGCCGTGGCGGTCGCGGAGCTGTCGGTGACGTTGGCCCTGGTGCTGCTGCGCAACGTGCACAGCCACGACCGCGGCCTGCAGGGGACGCGGGACTGGGTGACCGGGGGGCGCGGAATGCTGGGCCGGTCGGTGCACGACCAGCGAGTGGGCGTCGTCGGCCTGTCCCGGGTGGGCCGACAGGCCGCCCGGATGATGCAGGGACTCGGCGTCACCCGGCTGAGTGCTTACGATCCCTACGCCGCTCCGGAGAGTGCCCCGGGGATCGATCTGCTCCCGCTCGATGAGCTCTGCGCCACCAGCGATGTGTTGCTGGTGTGCGCACCGGTCACCCCCGAGACGCGCGGTCTGCTCGGTGCCCGGGAGTTCGCGGCGCTCCCGGACGGCGCCGTGCTGATCAACGCCGGGCGTTCCGCGGTCACCAACGAGGCAGCCCTGGTGGCGGAGCTGCGTAGCGGGCGGATCAGCGCCGGTCTGGACGTGTTCGACACCGAACCGCTACCCGCCGACAGCCCGCTGTTCGGCCTGGACAACGTGGTGCTCACCCCGCATGTGGCCGGTGGTACCACCTGGTCGCGCCTGGAGCAGGGGCGTGCCGTCGTCGAGGAGGTGGGCCGATTCCTTCGTGGCCAGCCCCTGGCGCACGAGGTGACCGCCCAGAACTACGACCGGCTCGCCTGA
- a CDS encoding prolyl oligopeptidase family serine peptidase yields the protein MIDIQDGNSRRLRQWWRDWLGAERDSHGTWTTRRRPDDPRGWQDSDLVLHSFGSDLGARLLRPTPSRPGERSPVVIVPFYETASLVGEPCARTAHRPPDRPTQAYAVELARRGLAALAVPWWFEVAAAHSPARNLSERYGPPAAAHAAAQDRTALGRSLGDLFLAVDALLDQDWVDPARIGVHGHSLGGKLALHLTALDERVAAGVAHEPGLGLQHSNWDAPWYLGAHQPAGRDHDELLGLVAPRPFLIGAGGDSDGDHNADLVQRATEWWPAGQGPEVLRHDGGHPLTEDVLAGTITWLSEALDRPSPAPPPAPPAA from the coding sequence ATGATCGACATCCAGGATGGAAACAGCCGCCGGCTGCGCCAGTGGTGGCGCGACTGGCTCGGCGCCGAACGCGACTCCCACGGCACCTGGACCACGCGCCGGCGCCCGGACGACCCCCGCGGGTGGCAGGACAGCGACCTGGTGCTGCACTCGTTCGGCAGCGACCTCGGCGCACGCCTGCTCCGCCCGACACCGTCGCGGCCGGGGGAGCGGAGCCCGGTGGTGATCGTGCCGTTCTACGAGACGGCCTCGCTGGTGGGCGAACCCTGCGCACGCACAGCGCACCGGCCACCGGACCGCCCCACCCAGGCCTACGCCGTCGAGCTGGCGCGGCGCGGACTGGCAGCCCTGGCCGTGCCGTGGTGGTTCGAGGTCGCGGCTGCCCACTCGCCTGCTCGTAACCTCTCCGAGCGGTACGGCCCGCCCGCTGCGGCGCACGCCGCCGCTCAGGACCGCACGGCGCTGGGCCGCAGCCTCGGCGACCTCTTCCTCGCCGTCGACGCGTTGCTCGACCAGGACTGGGTGGACCCGGCCCGGATCGGCGTCCACGGACACTCTCTGGGCGGGAAGCTTGCCCTGCACCTGACGGCGCTCGACGAACGGGTGGCGGCCGGCGTCGCGCACGAACCAGGGCTAGGCCTGCAGCACTCGAACTGGGACGCCCCTTGGTACCTCGGCGCGCATCAGCCGGCCGGGCGCGACCACGACGAGCTGCTCGGGCTGGTCGCGCCGCGGCCGTTCCTGATCGGTGCCGGTGGGGACTCCGACGGTGACCACAATGCCGATCTGGTCCAGCGAGCCACCGAGTGGTGGCCGGCCGGTCAGGGGCCGGAGGTGCTCCGGCACGATGGTGGGCACCCGCTCACGGAGGACGTGCTGGCAGGCACGATCACCTGGCTGAGTGAGGCGCTCGACCGGCCGAGTCCAGCTCCGCCCCCAGCTCCACCAGCTGCATGA
- a CDS encoding 6-phosphogluconolactonase has product MGATVAEVADAAAARAAEGILAAIHARGSARVLFASAPSQEAMIARLGSDSRIDWSLVRSFHLDEYVGLSAAAPQSFGQWLEDRLPAAALPGFFRMHAEAEDGVPAEIERYGALIEESPIDVTCLGIGVNGHIAFNEPGVSHLADSALARRVDLDLASRQQQVDEGLFATLADVPTSALTLTVPAVTGAGILVCTVLGEHKAAAVAQALEGPITRDCPGSLMQAHPAAFWFVDGAAAAQLTQRHVDR; this is encoded by the coding sequence ATGGGAGCGACCGTGGCGGAGGTCGCCGACGCTGCTGCCGCGCGCGCCGCCGAGGGGATCCTGGCGGCTATCCACGCCCGCGGCTCGGCCCGCGTGCTCTTCGCCAGCGCGCCCTCGCAAGAAGCAATGATCGCGCGGCTGGGCAGCGATTCGCGGATCGACTGGTCGCTGGTGCGCTCGTTCCACCTGGACGAGTACGTCGGCCTGTCGGCCGCCGCTCCCCAGTCCTTCGGTCAGTGGCTCGAGGACCGGCTCCCCGCCGCGGCGCTGCCGGGATTTTTCCGGATGCACGCCGAGGCCGAGGACGGCGTGCCCGCCGAGATCGAGCGCTACGGCGCCCTGATCGAGGAGTCGCCGATCGATGTGACCTGCCTGGGTATCGGCGTGAACGGGCACATCGCTTTCAACGAGCCTGGGGTCTCGCACCTGGCGGATTCCGCGCTGGCTCGGCGCGTGGATCTGGACCTGGCCTCCCGCCAACAGCAGGTGGACGAAGGTCTGTTCGCCACGCTCGCGGACGTCCCGACCTCTGCGCTCACGCTGACCGTACCCGCGGTCACCGGCGCCGGGATACTGGTCTGCACGGTGCTTGGCGAGCACAAGGCGGCGGCGGTCGCTCAGGCGCTGGAGGGCCCGATCACCCGGGATTGCCCAGGCAGTCTGATGCAGGCGCATCCAGCGGCGTTCTGGTTCGTGGACGGCGCCGCGGCCGCGCAGCTGACCCAGCGGCATGTCGATCGCTGA